Sequence from the Rutidosis leptorrhynchoides isolate AG116_Rl617_1_P2 chromosome 3, CSIRO_AGI_Rlap_v1, whole genome shotgun sequence genome:
CTCAGCACAAAAGATCACTTTGGTGATGGgcaaatatcaaaattattataataatatttaatatttatatttatatttattattaaattaaaagaaTTAACAAGAAAATATAAGGTACGATATTGCTGTTCTTTTTCCCTCCTTATGTAATTTCTGTAATATGTCAACTAATTTTAAATAGTTTATATGGTCGTTGCATATTAGCAACAACTTTATCTGTAAGTTAGTATAATTCGTGTTTATCTAATCATTATCTCAATATATTAAAGCCGGTTGACAAACATTTACATAAAACTATCTAAACAATATCTAAAGAGAAACAAGTTTTTTGATTCCAATATCAATCAATTCACTAGGCTATTAACTCTTTTTTTATTGTGTTATTATACAATACAAAGTAAAGACTGtaattaggggtgttcatcggttcggtttttggtttttcggtttattcggttctgaaacttataaaatcaaaatcaaaaaccaaaccgaaatcaaatttaaatatcaaaatcataatcaaaaccgaatttgattttggtttggtttggtttcggttaaaatcgaaaatcactaaaaataaaaattctgaccagcataaacttacatataaattaGAAATAACGGTTGTTGAATTAATTTAAGTATATAGGGCatataacatgtttattgtttaataaaaatgtaataatacatcaaatataatataaatatataaataaatatataaatattataactaTAAATTAGGAATAACGGTTGTGGAATTAATTAAGTATATAGGACatataacatgtttattgtttaataaaaatgtaataatacatcaaaaaattgccgttaaaaaaaaattataactataaatatgttttaaaatgTAATTAATTTGAATTAGGTTTTCGGTTaaacaaatttaaaattttcaaaaccaaaaaccaaaccaaaaaccgatttacgaattcggtttcggtttcggtttcgatcgatccgaaaaccgtttaaaaaattcggtttggtttttttggtttaaattcgattcgatattcggtttGATACTAAATGGTGCACACCCCTAGACTGTATACATGTGTACATCACCCTACTCACAAGTATACTTTATATTTCAAAATCTTATTCTCTTTTAAAACTAAGAATCGACCCAAAACATGTCATCAACAATGAACTCATTCCGGTTAAATCAATTGAATTTCATATAGTATAACATTAAGGAACTTAATTAATAACAATCCACACCATTTCGTCTAATAAACTTCACCTTGAAACCACGCTTAAGTTGGAGAAATACAGAAGCATTTTGAGTACTTGAAAGATCACCTTCCACCACTTCAATTTCGTAATTATATATGATCGTTGTTGCAACTATCTTCATCTGAATCAACGACATTTTCTTACCAATGCAAGTTCTTGGTCCGGCATGAAACGTTGCGAACTTATAAGACGGAAAATATTTAATCCCTCCTTTTTCAGAAATCCATCTCTCTGGCTTGAACTCCATAACATCTTGTCCCCATATCGTTTCCATATGTCCCATTGCGTAAATATGCAAAATCACTTTCATGTTTTTACTAACTCAATGACCGCTTGGCAATACGTCTGCCTCGGATGAAAGTTTTTGGTTAGCTGGAAGTGGAGGAAATAGCCTTAATGCTTCATATAAATCACCTTGAAGGTAAACCAATTTTTCCAATTTTTTCGCCTCGAAACATTTCCATTTTTCACCGTCTTTTATATCTAATTGCGCGCGAATTTCTTTGCGAATCTTACCTATAACTTCATGATTGTTTGCTAGGAGATAAAAGAACCATGTAAGAGCCGCGCTTGTGGTATCTCTTCCGGCTGCCATAAGACTAAAAAATGTGTCTTTGATAAATTGGTCCTTTTCGTCCTTATATTCATTTATAAACCCTGTTAGTAACATGTGATCCTTGACATGTTCTTTATGGAATGGTTCCTTTTCTCGCTCTTCTTTTATAAACTTGGATAAAAGCTCGTCGTTTAGCTCGCTACATTCACTCAAATATTTCTCGTTCCCAATTCGAAATCGATTTAGTAACTTCCATAACCATTTTGGAAGAAAATGTCTATTGAAAAGAGCCTCTTCAGACTTGGTGAATCCCTTTTCAAATTTGTTGTAAGGAAAATCAATAGATAGGGTTTTAGGATCATAACCTAACAATAAAATGAGAATAGCATCAAAAGTGAGCCTTTGAAATATTTCTTGCAAATCCATCTTGGATCCACTTTTTGACATAACATCTAAAATAGGCATTAGCTTATTCTCCATATTATCACATATGGTTTGTTCGACTAGTTTCAAGAATTCGACACGTTCAAAAAGTAACATGGTTGTTTTACGGTGCAATTCCCATAACTTGAAGTCGGAATTGAAAATACCATCCCCAACAACGTCGAAAATCTCTCTAGACTCTAAACCCTTGGGGAAATTGTTAAAATTTGTGGTTGAAATGTAACGAAAGTTAGCCGGATCGCTAGTGATGAGtgttgtgatttagcgcactttcaagacccgagaaattaatagaacaattaagcaataaataaaaacacaaGTATTTATGTGGTTCAgcgtgaggcctagtccacgggcgaAAGCAGTGATGAattttactagcaaatatggcaaacccgaggttacaatgtatcaccctaatctaggctccgaaaatactaacaaagtatttggacCGCTCACTAGATTATTACATTTCCCtcgtaactcactcgtatagaattttgaTTAACAATTCTATACCACTCTTTTCTCTATATTTTCTCTACAATACTTCTCACAAGGGTTATTATAGAACTCTTTCAAGTATGTGTTATTTTGAGATGGGATTTTAGATGTGTGAAGAATGGGATGATCTCTAAATGCATTACATGACATCCTTTTATAGTAGAGAATGGTTGGTGAAGATTGTATGAACACTAGACTTTGCATGGTCTCCTTTGTACAATTACCATGTGTTAAATGCATATTTCAACCAATATTGTAGGCTACTTTAGACTTCCATGGCATGCCATCCTTGAATGAGAATTGAGCCACCTAAAACATATGGTATTATTATACCACCGTCCAACAATGAGCATGTCCGTGTTCGAAAACCATGGGCCTTTGAACAAGAATGTACCACCATTGTGTTTCAAAATATTGGTAACGTATTCATTAGTACAATTGAAGTTCCATAACAAGCTGGGGGTCATGCCAACCAGAGGCCAATTTATTGGCGTTAAGGAACtccaatattttttatttttaaaatacatGTAAAAGGAAAAGGAAGTTAAACAAATAAGGAAAAGGATTATATGTATGTATTGCAAATACATAAATGCCATGATCACAAATATGTATGTTGATGTTTGGTTTGGTTGTTTGTCTATTTATACTTGTAATTTTCGATGTGATAATCATATCCTTTAATACACCAAATTGAATATGTATATACCTAACTTTTGATAGGGTTGTATAATATATTATCTTTAGATCAGTAGATCATTCTCACATTTAATACCAATAATTCTGCAAATCTATATTAAGGTAGGGATATTAACTCGGATTGTCAGAAGGCGACTCCTTGTTATAGATTTGGTTAGTGGTGTTACTGGGTTTTTTGCAGTTGGGTGATCTCGTGGCGACTAATGAAGATTGGTGTCGGCCTGTTTAGATTTAGGCTGAAGCGTCGATCTTTGGCGTACTCTCAACGACTCGTTGTATTTGGTCTAAAAAAATGGTTTTGGTCCGGTTAATTCTACGGATTTTAGTTGTAGACTTAGTCATTTGATTTTCTAACCATGTTTTGTGCAGGGGCCGGATGTAGTGTTTGTGTAGTGGTTGCACGAGACACCACTTAAATACGCAATGTAgtgaaattttttgaatttttaactagtgataccagtggatagtgtaaatttttttgtgTGACACCATTGAAATAAATCATCTTATAGAAAAAAATTTGAGGTTTTAACCGATGACACCAGCCAGTGACCATCAATCCTCGATCCGCCACTGGTTTTGTGTTCGAGTTAGCTTGTTTGTTTGTTCATAAGTTTATTGTATTTGTTGAGTAAGTTAGTTTATGTTCCCATTGTATCGGTTTGTACTTTGTTGATTTTCGAATCTGTTTATTTATATTATCGTTTTTCGTCAAAATAATATTAGTCTAAAAAAGTGTGCAAAAATGCCCTTGCAATTCGCTGAAAAAAAATGATTTGCGAATGGCTTTTGTGTTTTATGAATGTCTTGGATTTCTGGTTCATAACCGAGTAATTCAGGCCAATTACAATAACAACAACTCTTCAATACCAGATAAATGGTGTAAATAACTCAGGTCAACTACAAATCGTAAAAATGTGTTTTATGAATTGGGATTGCGATTTGCGAATAGGTGCATGACAACCTTTAATGAATTGTGATAGTAAAGTGAGTGAATTTTGACATACCATGTTTTAGATCGAACACTTAACTTACACTAGTTTTTAACTAAGAGTTAGTAAAATGACTTTTAGTTAAGATTATAAATGtatgtataataaatatataagttaAAATGACGTAGTTCCACCTATTCCAATGTTTTACAAAAAGAATCCTTTTGAGTTAAAATTAAATAGTAGTTTCTTTTATCATCTCTAACGTTAGAATTAACATAATCAACAATCTTGACATTGTCATCCTATTTGGCGTTGAGTTGTCATTAATAATGTCattttttgatttttgatttttttatttccatatcactttttattttctttaaatcatCCATCTTCATTACAAGGATTCAAAATACAAATTAACTCTTTTAATTAACTCTTTTTTGAGTAACAAATACAAATTAACAAAACACATTTGAGTATCGCAGTCAACaagaatatatccatccatctagtCCTCGTTCATTTAACTTACACATTTACTCTGATTTATTTAACGATATATCCACCATGAATGATTCATTTTTCTGATTTCGTTTACGAATTTGTTTCCAATTTATCGTTTCTCAACAGCAAATCAGAACTTTACCAAATACATGGTTACTCTAAAAATCATGGGTGATTTCGTTTTCAATTTGCACCACAGTCACCGGATCTGATCCGAGGTCGCTGGATTTTAATCGATTTCATACTAGATACCATCTCCAACCATCAATTTGATGGTGAAGGAGCACGTGGGGGCTTGGAGACTTCCGATGATGGGTAATACACCTGGCGATGAGATGAAGGTTTTTGGAAAGGTTATTGGAAAGATCAACTAAGGTTAGTCCCAACGGTTCCACGCTGGGGGCCGCCCATCCTTGCGTCCAGCTTGGCGCCATTGGCAGCGGATCGCCAAGGGTTCCGCCCAGCCCATCGTCCAGCATATTGTCCCGCGTTTCGTTCTTTTATAATATATTTGTGGACGGTTAAACTGGTCAAAATGaccttttaaataataataaaaaaaatgtctAACGCCTCTTTTAACggctattttcattttcattttcattttcatttattatttttttcttttctactCTATATAAACACATTCATATTTCACTCACACATTCATCCATCTTCTCATATCCAATTACAATTTCAATTTATCATCTCAATTTATCAATATTTTCCAAATTAATATGAATCCCAATAACCAAGTTTCGATTCCGATCTAAATGTGATATTAACGATCACAAATACCACTCATATTCAAGCACTCGAATTACTTGATGCATTGGATGAGTTACGCGATAATGAAGAAGTTGGACTCGTACCAAAAGCACCTAGAAGATATCAACATAGAGATCGTGAAGGCGGCGCAAGAACTTTATGGATTGATTATTTTGCGGACAATTGTACGTTTCCAGGGGATTATTTTCGTAAACGTTATCGAATGAGCAAACCTTTATTTCTTCGATTGAGCAAACGTTATCGAATGAGCAaacatttattataattatttgattttataaaaaaaataaaaagtaatcaAAATATATTGAAGAAAGGTGTCATAGTTGGAagtgtttagtcctgggtttaATCCTGGgaaggaagtgctgatgtggcgctgatgtgacagCTAATCCTGAAAAAAATGAGTGTCACCATTGAGCGATCTAAAAACAAAGTAGATGTCAGACCATAAGGACCATTTAATTATATCCATTCCATGtcatctttaaaaaaaataaagaaatatcACACAGTTAATTTAACCAGCATAACCGGTAGCATATAACGTTTTGTTACCATAAATACACTTAGTATTTTAacctctatttttattttattagagTTATGTTATTTTTTTAATACATTCActccatatatacatatacacacttaTTCACCTATTACTATATATACGCTTTCTTGAAAAggcatattaaaaataaataatttagtGTTTTTTCTTTCAAACCCAAAAGTTTTAGTACGAGAGTTAATTCTGCCATGCTagttttgtgacgccccgtacaaaatcatcgtgtacggatcatcaatcaacgggatcattacatggtcaaacactatatgttgtttgaaaaccgatttgcattcataaaaagataacgttttacaaaagatagcgcgcatcctacgaataggagcataaacataattatttgaccctaaggtcattacaaagccattgtttgaaattaacataaactacgaatgcaaaagaaaagttccatgattgagacatctctagtaatgcagcggataactaatacagcgggtccttaacagcaattcgataacagcatgacatcaagtctaacatcggaagcaagaaacctctaggcacctgagaaatacacgcttaaaagtcaacacgaatgttggtgagctatagtttaagttgtaacagtaacgtaaggtaggccacgagatttcagcgtaacaaaacagtatgaaaagtatatgtataaccgtgggcacccggtaaatagacttaacgtttataaccccctgaaagtacacttggcgagtgcgtatgttcacgaagtattaaacacccgttaaatgctagcgcgactagcccgagtggggatgtcaaaccatatggatccatatctaagattcgcgttcaccggttcaaaaaccaatgactaaacgttaccgtgctaaggggaatgtttatgccgttgtataacccacacacatataaagtttaagtactcgtgcctagtatgtaaaacgtaaaaagcgcatgtattctcagtcccaaaataattaaagtaaaaagggatgctataactcacagtgataaaagcggtaaagtcggtaatgaaagtacgcaagtagtaagtcggtccgaaaggtcgtcaacctaaatcaaaggttactaggtcagtaggttgtctttataaattctaatagtgcataaaataagtttaagtgtcatcatcatcatcatcattcatcatcataaaagctaagtaagttcgaaaagaatagagatcgaaacaataggctgacttcggtcagctgctacgacctctacgtaaatcaaaaagacacatagtcagtggctatggctccgtatatgagtcccctaacagctgaccaattttcagaacctaactcgtcatcttttgaccgtggcgatggtttaagtgcgagtaggtcagaaatttcagcacaacgttaatagggtgtagtgactctcggagggccataaatcctaaaccgtaactcggattaagacgaggcctaaacggaaaatcatctaatcgaaccgaactaactgaaaatcaaatttccagtagcccaggtggtctgatcagataagaaaatcagtggacaagtgctccggtggggttcttggtgcttgatgctcatcacagttctcgtccttgatgcttgtagcttcaagtgtacaactcgttgatggtttagcatcaattttgaccaagattctaccatcaatacacaatatgttaagaccaagtggtaacacaactcattgaagagtcttagatggatgatgaaccaaggttacatcatatccttagtcttaacacaattacaagtcctattcacaacaaagttacaaactttacatcaatcaaacaagtatgaacatgatctaggtcaaatgaagtgatggaaccctaagctaaagagcttggatccctttcacacaatttataaggtcacaaagctagaaagcttgaacctttagtgttcttgaagatcttgaggcataaagcttggatcttgaagatacatgaagattacaaacaaaagtttgaatctttttcacaaaacaacatgatcaaagcaaaaagaacttagatctaacaaaaagatatgaagattcaagctagaaagcttgcatcttaattgttcttgaagatcttgaatcataaagcttggatctttaagatatatgaagataacaaacaaaagtttgaatctttatcataaaataacaagattaaagcataaaagaagtagatctacaaagttggtgaagattcaaagctagaaagcttgaatcttcaatgttcttgaaggattcatgcttgaatcaacaagatgtaaccaagataaaagctaaatggaacttgatcttcatataatgatgatgatggtacacgaaaatgataaggaaaagaggaagaaaaaaaaaacttacaaGTGATACTAGAAagtaaagaaagaaagaacaagtgtgtgtgaaaaccaaatgatcaagtgttggaatgagaggcaaatgactagtatttataagcaaatgaaatgacaaggattgatgacatggacaaggccaTGGTGGCCTTGGTGGCCTACGATTTTAGAGGGGAGGGGGAAGAAAAAGtgttgctttttggctaatggtgtctaaagtgtgtccttatgctagaatcccatgtgacaaagttgataatccttattcattatgctagtatgactcattaattatttatttatttatttattattatgggtcactagtaataatacttgggctaattaattgggtcactagctagagtagggtgggcttgagcccaacaaggtagaaagtccaacaagactaattattgggctcttgcaattaaataaataaaattaagcatccaaaggcccaagtaattattattataaaataataattaatatttcgatgcccaaatattccggttccgacaaaagtcaaacgtgcacgcagtccgcggtttattcgtaacggcaagtaa
This genomic interval carries:
- the LOC139902104 gene encoding alkane hydroxylase MAH1-like: MENKLMPILDVMSKSGSKMDLQEIFQRLTFDAILILLLGYDPKTLSIDFPYNKFEKGFTKSEEALFNRHFLPKWLWKLLNRFRIGNEKYLSECSELNDELLSKFIKEEREKEPFHKEHVKDHMLLTGFINEYKDEKDQFIKDTFFSLMAAGRDTTSAALTWFFYLLANNHEVIGKIRKEIRAQLDIKDGEKWKCFEAKKLEKLVYLQGDLYEALRLFPPLPANQKLSSEADVLPSGH